GTGCCTGATTTTGTGCATGTGATGGCACAAGGGCAGATTATTACGAGTGGTGGTAAAGAACTGGCGCTGGAATTAGAGTCTCGCGGTTATGACTGGGTGCTAGAAGAATTTGCAGCTGCTGAGGTGGGTGTGTAATGAATATTCAAGTATCTCCTAGTCCAATACCTAATTCAAATGCAGTCAGTTTGACATCGATGTTAGATAGAGATGATTATCTGACTGGGTTGTTAAATCAAGTAACAGCGACTAAAACAGAAGGTTGGTTGCAGGAATTACGCCAAAGTGCCGCTAATTGGGTACGCCACTCGATTATCCCGACTACCCGCGAGGAAGAATGGCGATTTACTGATTTGTCGTCTCTACGAAAGGTGCAATTTAATATAGAGACGGTAAATTATGCGTCTTTAGAATTTGATATTTTGCCAGAGGCGGCTAATAGTCGTTTGGTATTTGTTAATGGCGTTTTTGCACCGGAGTTATCCGCAGTTTCAGATTTACCATCTGGAATTGTAGTGAGTAATTTGGCTGGTTTGTCTGTACTTGAGCAGGAAGGTGTACGGCAGTTTTTAGCTCAAGCTGAGGGAGCGCAGGAAGTTTTTACTGCTCTCAATACGGCTGGGATAACTGATGCAGCTGTGGTGTGGGTGAAGAAAAATGTGGTAGTTGAAACGCCAATTCATTTGGTGTTTATTTCGGTTGTGGGTGAAACGGCGACGATTTCGCAGCCGCGTTGTTTGGTGGTGGCGGAGAGTGGTTCGGAGGTGACGTTGGTTGAAGAGTATACGAACCGCAGAGGTGCAGAGAGCGCAGAGAAAGAGGGAGTATATTTCACCAATGCAGTTACGGAAGTTTGGGTTGGTGACAATGCCCAAGTGAGCCACACTAGGGTTGAGCAAGAAGGTGCAGAGGCTTTTCATATTGGGAAAACTGCGATCGCACAAGCTCGTGATAGTCGATATACTTGTCATGCCATAACTTTAGGTGCAAAGTTGTCGCGGCACAATTTAGAAATTTTGCAAACTGGCGAGCAGACACAAACTACTCTCAATGGTTTAACGATAATTTCTGGTAAACAATTGTCTGATACTCACAGTGCGATCGCACTCAATTATCCTCACGGTACAAGTGACCAATTGCATAAATGTATTGTAGGCGATCGCGCTCATGCGGTGTTCAATGGTAAAGTTTTTGTACCCAAACTAGCGCAGTTAACAAATGCATCCCAGTTGAATCGCAATTTGCTGCTATCGTCTAAAGCCAGAGTTGATACCAAACCCCAATTGGAAATTACTGCGGATAATGTTAAATGCGCTCACGGTGCTACTGTTAGCCAATTAGAAGATGACGAAATATTCTATCTGCAAAGTCGGGGAATTGATGAAAACGATGCTCGGAAGTTGTTAATTAACGCCTTCGCTGCTGAAGTTATCAACCAAATACCGATTCCCTCTCTGCGAGAAATCCTTTTAAACACAGTGAATAATCTCAAGTCCCTGACTAATGAGTAATAACTAATCTACCAATGACTTTTACTCCTACCAAAACCCTTGCTGATAAAGTTCGCGCTGACTTCCCGATATTGCATCAGGAAGTCAATGAGAAACCCTTGGTTTATCTCGATAATGCTGCGACATCGCAAAAGCCTTTATTCGTATTAAATACCCTACGGGATTATTACGAGCAATATAATGCTAACGTGCATCGAGGTGCCCATTCTCTGAGTGCTAAAGCTACTGATGCTTATGAAGGTGCTAGAGATAAAGTTGCCAAATTCATCAATGCTGCATCGCGTCAGGAAATTGTCTACACGCGCAATGCAAGTGAGGCGATTAACCTAGTAGCTTATAGCTGGGGAATGAATAATTTGCAGCCGGGAGATGAAATTATTCTGTCGGTGATGGAACACCACAGTAATATTGTGCCTTGGCAATTGGTGGCGCAAAAAACTGGCGCAGTACTTAAATTTGTGGAACTGACACCAGAAGAAACTTTTGATTTAGAACAGTTTAAAAAACTGATTTCTGAAAAAACAAAGTTAGTGTCAGTGGTACATATTTCTAATGCTTTGGGTTGCATTAATCCAGTTGAAGAAATTGGTGCGATCGCACATAAATACGGTGCTAAATTTTTAGTTGATGCTTGCCAAAGTGTTCCCCACTATCCTGTGGATGTGCAGAAAATAGATTGTGATTGGTTGGTAGCATCTGGTCATAAAATGTGCGCTCCAACTGGGATAGGATTTCTGTATGGCAAGTTGGAATTGTTAGAATCAATGCCGCCATTTTTTGGTGGTGGTGAGATGATTGCAGAGGTGTATTTAGACCATTCTACTTATGCAGAATTACCGCATAAATTTGAAGCTGGTACACCTGCAATTGGAGAAGCGATCGCACTTGGTGCTGCGATCGATTATCTTAGCAGTATCGGCATGGATAAAATCCACGCCTACGAAGCAGAATTAACGGCTTATTTGTTCCAACAATTAGAGCAAATTCCCCAAATTAGAATTTACGGCCCCAAACCAAATGCAAAAGGTGAAGGTAGAGCCGCTCTTGCGTCATTCACAGCCGGAGAAGTTCACGCTAACGACTTATCTACATTATTAGATCAAGAAGGCGTTGCTATCCGTTCTGGACACCACTGCACGCAACCATTACACCGTTACTTAGGTCTTGCTGCAACCGCACGAGCAAGTCTATCTTTCTACAACACCCGTGAGGAAATTGATATTTTCATCAAAGCACTGAAAGAAACTCTTGACTTCTTTGCAGGTTTCCTTGCTTAAAGTTACAAAATATTCCGATAGTGATTGTGCCAAATATCAGCAACATATCTTGCTAATAGTTGGCACAATTTAATTATCTGGATTATTTACAGGAGTAACTCAAGTGTCATACAGTGACTTTACTTTAGATAGAGTTAGAAAAACCTTTGGACTAACTATTTCTGATAAAGTTGATATATTTGCATCTGTACATAAAATAGAGTGTCCACCATTACTTGCAGAACTATTGCGGGAAAATGTACCTTTAGCTCTTGCTAGTAATACAGAAAAATCTCGGTCAGAAATGATTATTGCACCAATCTTAATTGCTGTAAGAAAATATTTAAATAATCAAATAAGTTTATTTTCTGGTATCGATTTTACCGTTGATTCAACACAAGGTTTAAATGGAAATTGCGATTTTATTATTAGCCGTTCGCCAGAGTTGCTAATTCTGAATGCACCAGTTATGACAATTGTAGAAGCTAAGAAAGAAAATATCAATGCAGGATTAGGTCAGTGTGTAGCAGAGATGTTAGCAGCTAAATTGTTTAATGAACGTGAAGGTAATAACATTCACACCATTTATGGAACTGTCACCACTGGAACTAACTGGAAGTTTTTAAAACTTATTGGGCAAGTGATTGAAATTGACTTAAGCGAATATTATATTAATGACATAGGTAAAATTATCGGGATTTTATCTAACATCCTGACAGAAGAAGTATTGTAATATGCTTGTCAAGTCAACGCCTGCTGAACAAAGAACAGTGCTACAGAACATTACCTGGGAAACCTTTGAAGCCTTGCTGAGAGATACAGGTGAAGATAGAGGTTCTCGCTTTGCTTATGACTGCGGTGTTTTAGAAATCATGACTCCACTTTTTGAACACGAAAATCCTAAAATTCAGTTTGACCGATTGATATTCGCTTTAGCAGTGGAATTAAAAACTAAAATTAGAAGTGCTGGTTCTACAACATTAAAACGTCAATCAATAACAAAAGGAATAGAACCCGATACTTGCTATTATATTCAAAATGAGCCACTAATTAGAGGTAAACAAGAATTAGATTTAACAACAGATCCAGCACCGGATTTAGCAGTTGAAATTGATATTACTAGCAGTTCTGTTAATAAATTTAATATTTATGCGGCTTTAGGTGTAGGAGAATTATGGAGATATGACGGTGAAGTTTTAAAATTTTATCAACTAATAGAAAGCGAATATATTGAGATTAAGTTGAGCAGAGCTTTTCCTTTAATTTCTGTTAGTGAGATGAATAGATTTATCCAGCAAAGTAAAACTATGGATGAAATTGATCTGGTGCAATCTTTCAGCGCTTGGGTGCGTGGAAAGATAGCTTAAAATCATAAATTAATTACGAATTATTTTAATATGCTTGTCAAGTCAACGGTTGGTGAACAAAGAACAGTGCTACATAACATTAGCTGGGAAACCTTTGAAGCCTTGTTGAGAGATACAGGTGAAGATAGAGGTTCTCGGTTTGCTTATGACTGCGGTGTTTTAGAAATCATGACTCCACTTTTTGAACATGAAAACCCCAAAAGTAATTTTGGTAATTTTATTATTGCTTTAGCTGAAGAATTAGGAATTGAAATTAGAAGCGCTGGTTCTACAACATTGAAGCGGAAAATATCAAAGCGGGGAATAGAGCCAGATACTTGCTACTATATCCAGAATGAACTAGCTATTAGGGGTAAGCAAACTTTAGATTTAGAAAATGATCCACCGCCTGACTTAGCAATTGAGATTGACATTACCAGTAGTTCAGTTAACAAATTAGGGATTTATTCAGCGTTGGGTGTAATTGAACTTTGGAGATATGATGGTCAAAATTTGAAATTTTATCAGTTGGTAGAAGGGCAATATGTCGAGTGTAAGCTTAGTATTGCCTTTCCTATAGTTTCAGTGAGTGAGATAAGCAGATTTATTGAGCAGAGTAAAAGTATCGGAGAAATTGCTTTACTCAAATCATTTCGTGCTTGGGTGAGGGAAAAGATAAGATAATGGAGTCGAGAATTTAACCTTTTTTAGGTAAAATTTAGTGTATCTTGTCCACAAATAATTCTATCTCTTCTAAAGCTTGTGAGTAGTTACTAATAGGAAGTCTAACAACACTACCATCTGGCATTATATATTTAGACTCTTTGGGAAGCATAGACATAGGAATTCCAAGAGACGATGATACTTTACCCGATGTGTGAAAATCTTTTATGCCTGAAAAATAATAGTTTTCCCATTCCTTACTAGAAGTTGGGGTATGTTGACAAGGTGCAAATAATGAAGGAAATTTATTAAATTGCTCGTAACAAAAATCAATTAGTTCTGTTCTTATAGAATCAAATGCTGTTGCGACTCCATCCTTAATTGTATAGTTATTAAAAACAAACTCGTAAATTAGTGGCAATTTCAGTTGAAAGTGTTCTACTTGATTATTAAAAGTAATGATACCATCAGCATACTGTTTCAAAGCGGCAGAAGGATATTTCCCAAAAAGTAGCATAAAAAGACTTTTTATGCCTTCAAGAGAGCTAAAATCTGCCATCATTGGAACCACAATTTTATCTGAAGAAACTAGAGCCATTTGTGTATACATAGAAAAGCTAGGATTGCAATCTATAAAAACAACCATATCCTTATAAGTTTCACTATTATACTCATATTCACATAATCTTCTTATAGCCGTCATGTATTCTGACCATGCTTTTATATTTGCCGGATTAATGACTGCATAGTTTAAAGCTAATGAAAGAGATTCTAAAAAAGAATCACCAGCTATTAAATATAAATTTTCCGAGATATTTGGATTGTAACGGTACACTGGAACTTGATATGAAGTATTAGGTTTTCGGAAGTTTGAGTTTCCCTTTAAAAGCCAATCTATAAACCCAACTATGTTTTTTCTAGTAGCTGAAGATTGTAGCCTCTGATTGATTTGGTATCCCTTTTTCCCTCCTCCAAGCAAAAATTGAGAGATATTTGCTTGAGGACACATATCAATAACTAAAACTTGGGTTTTTGGGTTTTTTTCAGCATAAAGTGTTGCAGCGTTAGAACAAAGCGTTGTTTTACCAACACCACCTTTATTGTTGTAAAAGGCATAAATACTAATGCTCATAGGTAAGTTCCTCAAATAAAAATGGTTAAATTAGCTAAGTATAAAATAGCATATAGTACAGGCGATCGCACCTCTTAACTAAGCCACAACTAAAACGCGATCACTATCTAACCCAGTATTATCTCTCTTAGACGTGTGAGGATTGATAGATTGGTAAATACTGGTATTACTAATAGAACCATCTTATATAGGAGTTTTGCCCAAATAGCTAATTATGTAAATAGTTAAAATTATACCTATAAATTTACGTATTCGATCAATAATCATTCAGGCAATCATAACAATTTACTACTTTTGTAAAGCAATAATAAGTATGTATTCTTGCTGAGTTCTTAAATAAACATTTAATCTGAGTACTAAAAATCAGGTTTTGTGGTATTTTTATCAGAAACACTCAATTTTTCGCCCATAAACTTGGGTTATCAAGCTTTATTGGGAATTGTGACAGATATCCAATTGATGAATTTTTATTTGAATATACTATATAGCTTTTATGAAAATGACTTTTATCAATTGAGAAATTTATTACACAATATTGAATATATACATTTGAATAATCAAACCACAAAAACGATTGTCACTTTTTCGCAGATATTAATTTTTTAATAGTATTAGTCATGGAAAATAATAAAATAGTATAAATAATAGCATGGAAAAAAGTGTTATTAATGCCAGCCTTTCTACTCAGAACCTAACCTTTCGTCCAGGTGATACTCCTGTATCATTTGAGGTAACTGTCAATAATGACAGCGATCGCTTTGTCAATTTTCAGGTAGAAATTACCGCCGCCGGAGAAACCCGGAACACTGGATACCGATGGTATCGACTCGAACCAGAGGTGGCAGCAGCTAAACCACCGGGTAGCAGTACCATATTTCAAGTCTTCATATTCAATACACCCATTTCAGGATTTGTCGGTACTGTCAACCTGATGGTTAATATTTTTTCGCCGCAATTAGCACAACAGTGCAGACTTGTGCTGCGTCTGAAAATCGAACGAGATAATAGACCAACACACTTAAGTGTCGAATTGCCTGTGCGAGAGTTTCAAGTTTATCCCCGCAATTCAGTAGATATACCAGTACGAGTGCGGAACTTGGGGCAACAACCAACTGATGTGGGGCTACATTTTACAGGCGTTGAGCCATCTTGGCTAGCAGGTAGTGCAGAACGCCGATTATCTCTAGATCCAGGTGGATTAGCAGAAGCCACATTTCAATGTCAACCTCCTTCTGTAGTGCAAGCGCCTAGTCAAAATTACCCTTTTACCATTGAAGCTGTTAGCAATAATGGTTATCCAACCAGTGCTGAAGGCAACATTGAAGTCTTACCAGTCGGTTTTATAGACTTTACCACCACTCAAAAACACCTCAAAATTCCTAGTAAATCGGTATGGTTGCCTGACTGGAAATCTGATACAGCTTCCTTTGAATTACTATTTAAAAACGCTAGCAACCTCAACCAGCAAATTAATGTTCAGGTACAGGGTAGAGACTGGCGAAAATGTACTTTCAAAAAGCTTCCTGAAAATGCCAATCTCCATTTAGGAGAGACAAGTAAGGTCATCCTTGATGTTAAAACAAAACGCCCTTGGGTAGGAATCGGTAAAACTCTTTTATTAGAGGCTAAATCTGAATTATCCGACCAACGTTTAGGGAGTACAGACCCCGCCACGCAGACATTAGAAGTGGAGGCTTTGGCAATTATACCTCTATGGTTACAGCTAGCTGCGATCGCACTCTTAGCTGCACTCCTAGCATTAATACTGCAACCAAGAGATATAATGCATACACGTTCTGTAAACTCAATACGCTTTAGTGGTATTGGTTTATCTGTGGTCAGTGGCTCAGATGATTGCACATTAAGACTTTGGAGAATTGCTGCTGACAGCTTAAACCCCGATGACACAGTAACATACGCTGGGCAACCCGTAGCTTGTGACCAACGGCAACAGCCTAAAGGTTTAATG
The Nostoc punctiforme PCC 73102 genome window above contains:
- the sufD gene encoding Fe-S cluster assembly protein SufD; translated protein: MNIQVSPSPIPNSNAVSLTSMLDRDDYLTGLLNQVTATKTEGWLQELRQSAANWVRHSIIPTTREEEWRFTDLSSLRKVQFNIETVNYASLEFDILPEAANSRLVFVNGVFAPELSAVSDLPSGIVVSNLAGLSVLEQEGVRQFLAQAEGAQEVFTALNTAGITDAAVVWVKKNVVVETPIHLVFISVVGETATISQPRCLVVAESGSEVTLVEEYTNRRGAESAEKEGVYFTNAVTEVWVGDNAQVSHTRVEQEGAEAFHIGKTAIAQARDSRYTCHAITLGAKLSRHNLEILQTGEQTQTTLNGLTIISGKQLSDTHSAIALNYPHGTSDQLHKCIVGDRAHAVFNGKVFVPKLAQLTNASQLNRNLLLSSKARVDTKPQLEITADNVKCAHGATVSQLEDDEIFYLQSRGIDENDARKLLINAFAAEVINQIPIPSLREILLNTVNNLKSLTNE
- a CDS encoding cysteine desulfurase, which produces MTFTPTKTLADKVRADFPILHQEVNEKPLVYLDNAATSQKPLFVLNTLRDYYEQYNANVHRGAHSLSAKATDAYEGARDKVAKFINAASRQEIVYTRNASEAINLVAYSWGMNNLQPGDEIILSVMEHHSNIVPWQLVAQKTGAVLKFVELTPEETFDLEQFKKLISEKTKLVSVVHISNALGCINPVEEIGAIAHKYGAKFLVDACQSVPHYPVDVQKIDCDWLVASGHKMCAPTGIGFLYGKLELLESMPPFFGGGEMIAEVYLDHSTYAELPHKFEAGTPAIGEAIALGAAIDYLSSIGMDKIHAYEAELTAYLFQQLEQIPQIRIYGPKPNAKGEGRAALASFTAGEVHANDLSTLLDQEGVAIRSGHHCTQPLHRYLGLAATARASLSFYNTREEIDIFIKALKETLDFFAGFLA
- a CDS encoding Uma2 family endonuclease → MLVKSTPAEQRTVLQNITWETFEALLRDTGEDRGSRFAYDCGVLEIMTPLFEHENPKIQFDRLIFALAVELKTKIRSAGSTTLKRQSITKGIEPDTCYYIQNEPLIRGKQELDLTTDPAPDLAVEIDITSSSVNKFNIYAALGVGELWRYDGEVLKFYQLIESEYIEIKLSRAFPLISVSEMNRFIQQSKTMDEIDLVQSFSAWVRGKIA
- a CDS encoding Uma2 family endonuclease, whose amino-acid sequence is MLVKSTVGEQRTVLHNISWETFEALLRDTGEDRGSRFAYDCGVLEIMTPLFEHENPKSNFGNFIIALAEELGIEIRSAGSTTLKRKISKRGIEPDTCYYIQNELAIRGKQTLDLENDPPPDLAIEIDITSSSVNKLGIYSALGVIELWRYDGQNLKFYQLVEGQYVECKLSIAFPIVSVSEISRFIEQSKSIGEIALLKSFRAWVREKIR
- a CDS encoding ParA family protein; this encodes MSISIYAFYNNKGGVGKTTLCSNAATLYAEKNPKTQVLVIDMCPQANISQFLLGGGKKGYQINQRLQSSATRKNIVGFIDWLLKGNSNFRKPNTSYQVPVYRYNPNISENLYLIAGDSFLESLSLALNYAVINPANIKAWSEYMTAIRRLCEYEYNSETYKDMVVFIDCNPSFSMYTQMALVSSDKIVVPMMADFSSLEGIKSLFMLLFGKYPSAALKQYADGIITFNNQVEHFQLKLPLIYEFVFNNYTIKDGVATAFDSIRTELIDFCYEQFNKFPSLFAPCQHTPTSSKEWENYYFSGIKDFHTSGKVSSSLGIPMSMLPKESKYIMPDGSVVRLPISNYSQALEEIELFVDKIH